The Aedes aegypti strain LVP_AGWG chromosome 3, AaegL5.0 Primary Assembly, whole genome shotgun sequence genome contains a region encoding:
- the LOC5571160 gene encoding cuticle protein CP14.6 — MKLFIALSALMAVVAAGGDHYEEQKHIPIVHSEFAQSNDGTFKYAYESANGIAIQEEGHVKNFGSKDHEANVAHGSYSYIDPHGEVVSVSYVADENGFQAHGSHIPTPPPLPKELVEAYAKVGSHPEAHHEEPEIYKGH, encoded by the exons ATGAAATTG TTCATCGCTCTATCCGCTTTGATGGCCGTGGTGGCTGCCGGTGGCGATCACTATGAAGAGCAGAAGCACATCCCCATAGTACATAGCGAGTTTGCGCAGAGCAATGACGGCACCTTCAAGTATGCTTACGAATCGGCCAATGGAATTGCCATCCAGGAGGAAGGTCATGTTAAGAACTTTGGCAGCAAGGATCATGAGGCCAACGTTGCACACGGATCATACTCGTATATCGATCCCCATGGTGAAGTAGTTTCTGTGAGCTACGTTGCCGATGAGAATGGATTCCAGGCTCATGGATCGCACATCCCAACGCCACCACCACTACCAAAGGAGCTGGTTGAGGCCTACGCCAAGGTGGGCAGTCATCCAGAAGCCCATCACGAGGAACCAGAAATCTACAAGGGCCATTAA
- the LOC5571161 gene encoding cuticle protein CP14.6, with amino-acid sequence MKVFITLSALVAMVAAGGDHYVEHKHIPIVHSELAQSNDGTFKFGYESANGIVVQEAGHVKNFGSKDHEANVAQGSYSYVDPHGEVVSVSYVADENGFQAHGSHIPTPPPLPKELVEAYAKVGSHPEAHHDTPESYKGH; translated from the exons ATGAAAGTG TTCATCACCCTGTCCGCTTTGGTAGCCATGGTGGCTGCTGGTGGAGATCATTATGTGGAACACAAGCACATTCCAATCGTCCATAGCGAGTTGGCGCAAAGCAATGATGGTACCTTCAAGTTTGGATACGAATCGGCCAATGGAATTGTCGTACAGGAGGCAGGACATGTCAAGAATTTCGGCAGCAAGGATCATGAGGCCAACGTTGCTCAGGGATCTTACTCGTACGTTGATCCCCATGGTGAAGTAGTTTCTGTAAGCTACGTTGCCGATGAGAATGGATTCCAAGCCCATGGATCTCACATTCCAACGCCACCACCACTACCAAAGGAGCTGGTTGAGGCCTACGCTAAGGTGGGCAGTCACCCAGAGGCCCACCATGATACACCAGAAAGCTACAAGGGTCACTAA
- the LOC5571167 gene encoding larval cuticle protein LCP-17 translates to MKLFITLFALMAVVAAGGDHYVEHKHIPIVHSELAQSNDGTFKFGYESGNGIVVQEAGHVKNFGSKEQANVAQGSYSYVDPHGEVVSVSYVADENGFHAHGSHIPTPPPLPKELVEAYAKVGSHPEAHHEEPHQSHYKGH, encoded by the exons atgAAACTG TTCATTACTCTGTTCGCTTTGATGGCCGTGGTGGCTGCTGGTGGAGATCATTATGTGGAGCACAAGCACATTCCCATCGTGCACAGTGAGTTGGCTCAGAGTAACGATGGTACTTTCAAGTTTGGATACGAATCGGGCAATGGAATTGTCGTCCAGGAGGCAGGACATGTCAAGAACTTTGGCAGCAAGGAACAGGCCAACGTTGCTCAGGGATCATACTCGTACGTTGATCCCCATGGTGAAGTAGTTTCTGTGAGTTACGTTGCCGATGAGAATGGATTCCACGCCCATGGATCGCACATCCCAACACCACCACCACTACCAAAGGAGCTGGTTGAGGCCTACGCCAAGGTGGGCAGTCATCCGGAAGCCCATCACGAAGAACCACACCAAAGTCACTACAAGGGTCACTAA